One region of Brassica napus cultivar Da-Ae chromosome A10, Da-Ae, whole genome shotgun sequence genomic DNA includes:
- the LOC106370835 gene encoding subtilisin-like protease SBT1.1: MLFFPFYDNRPMMFIRSLLFLFFLFFTSNASSLKQTYVIHTVKTNTKDIVSSLLNSLQTDSNIQDDNDFALPEIHYIYENAMSGFSATLTDNQLETVKNSRGFISAYPDELLSLHTTHSHEFLGLEFGIGLWNKTSLSSDVIIGLVDTGISPEHVSFRDTHMPPVPSRWRGSCDEGTNFSSSSCNKKIIGAGAFYKGYESIVGKINETTDFRSARDAQGHGTHTASTAAGDIVRKASYFGLAKGRFASGMRFSSRIAAYKACWALGCASTDVLAAIDRAILDGVDVISLSLGGSSRPFYVDPIAIAAFGAMQKNIFVSCSAGNSGPAKSTVSNGAPWLMTVAASYTDRTFPAIVRIGTGKKIVGSSLYKGKGFENLSLAFNTTAGGGSGAEFCVRNSLRRELVEGKIVICLRGAGGRTAKGEEVKQNGGVAMLLVSRQTEGEELLADPHVLPAVSIGYSDGIVLLKYIAGGGGAANATVASIGFRGTEYGARAPIVAAFSSRGPSVAGPEIVKPDISAPGLNILAGWSPFSSPSLLRSDPRRVQFNIISGTSMACPHVSGIAALIKSVHGDWSPAMIKSALLTTASTTDNRNQPIGDMGAGPNSAATAFDFGAGHVDTTRAVDPGLVYDLSTVDYLNYLCSLSYTSERILLFSGTNYTCPPTPGDLNYPSFAVNLANGAKMKTVRSYRRTVTNVGSPACEYMAHVEEPKGVEVRVEPKVLKFQKVRERLSYTVTFVAAASRDSSSSFGALVWISDKHKVRSPIAVTWE; this comes from the exons ATGCTCTTCTTTCCTTTTTACGACAACCGTCCCATGATGTTCATCAGATCATTACTCTtcctctttttccttttcttcacATCAAATGCTTCGTCCCTTAAACAAACCTACGTGATCCACACTGTCAAAACCAATACCAAAGACATCGTTTCTTCGCTTCTGAATTCACTCCAAACAGATAGTAATATCCAAGACGACAATGATTTTGCCCTCCCCGAGATCCACTATATTTACGAGAATGCAATGTCCGGTTTCTCCGCGACTCTCACCGACAACCAGCTGGAGACAGTGAAGAACTCACGAGGGTTTATCTCGGCGTATCCAGACGAGCTCCTGTCTCTACACACAACCCATTCTCACGAGTTTCTTGGTCTCGAGTTTGGGATCGGACTTTGGAACAAGACGAGTCTATCCTCTGACGTTATCATCGGCCTTGTGGACACAGGGATCTCGCCGGAGCACGTGAGCTTCCGAGACACGCACATGCCTCCAGTCCCGTCTAGATGGAGAGGTTCGTGCGATGAAGGCACAAACTTCTCTTCTTCGTCGTGTAACAAGAAGATCATTGGAGCTGGCGCGTTTTACAAAGGCTACGAATCCATCGTTGGAAAAATCAACGAAACCACGGATTTCag GTCGGCACGAGATGCACAAGGACACGGGACGCATACGGCATCTACAGCTGCGGGAGACATTGTCCGGAAAGCGAGTTATTTCGGGCTAGCAAAAGGCCGGTTCGCTTCAGGAATGAGGTTTAGTTCGAGGATCGCTGCTTACAAAGCTTGTTGGGCGTTAGGTTGCGCCAGCACCGACGTATTGGCAGCCATTGACCGAGCCATCTTAGACGGTGTGGATGTGATCTCTCTCTCGCTAGGTGGTTCTTCACGTCCGTTCTACGTCGACCCCATCGCCATCGCTGCGTTTGGAGCGATGCAGAAGAACATTTTCGTATCTTGCTCTGCTGGTAACTCGGGTCCAGCTAAATCCACTGTGAGTAACGGAGCTCCGTGGCTGATGACTGTTGCCGCTAGTTATACTGACAGAACGTTTCCGGCGATTGTCAGGATCGGGACCGGTAAAAAGATAGTTGGATCGTCCTTGTACAAAGGGAAAGGCTTTGAGAATCTGTCTTTAGCGTTTAACACAACGGCCGGAGGAGGAAGCGGGGCCGAGTTCTGCGTTAGGAACTCGCTCAGGAGAGAACTTGTCGAGGGTAAAATAGTCATTTGCTTGAGAGGAGCCGGCGGCAGAACGGCCAAGGGAGAAGAGGTGAAACAGAACGGCGGCGTAGCGATGCTTCTGGTGAGCAGACAGACGGAAGGAGAGGAGCTCCTAGCTGATCCTCACGTTTTACCGGCGGTTTCTATAGGATATTCTGACGGAATAGTCTTGCTGAAGTACATCGCCGGCGGAGGTGGTGCGGCGAACGCCACCGTCGCATCAATTGGATTCAGAGGAACAGAGTACGGTGCGAGAGCTCCGATCGTCGCGGCGTTCTCATCCAGGGGACCTAGTGTCGCCGGGCCGGAAATAGTTAAACCGGACATTTCAGCGCCCGGTTTGAACATCCTAGCCGGTTGGTCGCCGTTCTCGAGCCCTAGCCTCCTGAGATCAGACCCGAGGCGCGTCCAGTTCAACATCATCTCTGGAACCTCCATGGCTTGTCCACACGTCAGCGGAATCGCCGCTTTGATCAAATCCGTTCACGGAGACTGGTCACCGGCGATGATTAAATCGGCGCTCTTGACGACGGCGAGTACAACGGACAACAGGAATCAACCGATCGGAGATATGGGCGCGGGCCCCAATTCGGCGGCAACAGCTTTTGATTTTGGAGCTGGACACGTGGACACAACGAGAGCTGTAGATCCAGGACTGGTATACGACCTATCAACCGTCGACTATCTGAACTACTTGTGCAGCTTAAGTTACACGAGCGAGAGGATACTCTTGTTCTCCGGCACCAACTACACGTGTCCACCTACTCCTGGTGATTTGAACTATCCGTCCTTCGCGGTGAACTTGGCCAATGGCGCGAAGATGAAAACGGTGAGATCATATAGGAGGACGGTGACCAACGTTGGGTCGCCGGCGTGTGAGTATATGGCTCACGTTGAGGAACCAAAAGGTGTGGAGGTGAGGGTGGAGCCCAAGGTTCTAAAGTTCCAAAAGGTTCGTGAGAGGCTGAGTTATACGGTGACGTTCGTTGCAGCAGCATCAAGAGACTCATCTTCTTCATTTGGAGCTTTGGTTTGGATATCTGACAAGCACAAGGTCAGAAGCCCTATTGCGGTGACGTGGGAGTAA
- the BNAA10G00180D gene encoding uncharacterized protein BNAA10G00180D yields MGNREQVAELIASLEQATLMSHQIGTAVERNQLLQISSSLRTAHHRLSTLLLSTVPSPASDNSVSSVAPMQLGEGEAEAMEDERDSAVEKVEEKMRECFIRNKRAKKRPLSPSSAVVETSATEERSSRDYYGQFDLDPNASKLRALDLIYQFHG; encoded by the coding sequence ATGGGAAACAGAGAGCAAGTAGCTGAGCTGATAGCATCGCTGGAGCAAGCAACACTCATGTCTCATCAAATCGGAACCGCCGTGGAACGAAACCAGCTCCTTCAAATCTCCTCCTCTCTCCGCACAGCCCACCACCGCCTCTCCACCTTGCTCCTGTCCACCGTTCCATCGCCGGCATCTGATAACTCTGTCTCCTCCGTCGCTCCGATGCAATTAGGGGAGGGCGAGGCTGAAGCGATGGAAGATGAGAGAGACTCGGCGGTGGAGAAGGTGGAGGAGAAGATGAGAGAGTGTTTTATAAGGAACAAGAGAGCCAAGAAGCGGCCACTGTCTCCGTCGTCTGCGGTGGTGGAGACTTCGGCGACAGAAGAGAGGAGTAGCCGTGATTATTATGGGCAGTTCGATTTGGacccaaatgcctccaagtTGAGAGCTTTGGATCTTATCTACCAATTCCATGGATGA